One window of Cryobacterium arcticum genomic DNA carries:
- a CDS encoding GDSL-type esterase/lipase family protein, which yields MSGVVVFVGDGLSAGARWEERLGEFEVHNLGVSGDTTDDVIARLDAVVEIDPDAVVLQVGTNDVGWHRSDEYVVRNIETILCTLRKKLPGTRVLIQSVPPRERDAVPVIRSINRHLRQFAPTVKARYLDLWPALADAEGTLSAEWSTDSLHLTEAGYVVWLGELRPALIDMLEHPATLPIRTQPA from the coding sequence ATGTCCGGAGTGGTGGTATTCGTTGGCGATGGTCTCAGCGCCGGCGCCCGCTGGGAAGAACGCCTCGGCGAGTTTGAGGTCCACAACCTCGGAGTGAGCGGCGACACGACGGATGATGTGATCGCACGGCTCGACGCCGTCGTCGAGATCGACCCCGATGCCGTGGTGCTGCAGGTGGGGACGAACGATGTCGGCTGGCATCGCTCCGACGAGTACGTCGTGCGCAACATCGAAACCATCCTGTGCACTCTCCGCAAGAAGCTTCCGGGCACCAGGGTGCTCATCCAGTCCGTGCCGCCGCGAGAGCGTGACGCCGTTCCGGTGATCCGATCGATCAACCGGCATCTGCGCCAGTTTGCTCCCACCGTGAAGGCCCGCTACCTCGACCTGTGGCCGGCTCTGGCGGATGCCGAGGGCACGCTGAGCGCCGAATGGTCCACGGACAGCCTCCATCTCACCGAAGCCGGATACGTCGTGTGGCTCGGTGAGCTCCGTCCGGCGCTCATCGACATGCTCGAGCATCCGGCCACCCTGCCCATTAGGACACAACCCGCCTGA